The following proteins come from a genomic window of Megalobrama amblycephala isolate DHTTF-2021 linkage group LG1, ASM1881202v1, whole genome shotgun sequence:
- the LOC125276767 gene encoding bryoporin-like, whose amino-acid sequence MQTAEAVSATINTNRNCTVEISNISSAYCLINPKVYMSSGFSFHPPQPTIRTAKTEVCSFTKDDNTATGAVGILTYDLLHMQNHMCTERMAILFSVPFDYHLYKNVMAIGLFESSRGCDKALYKHMYEGKDFSQFTRVDAGGSGVIHRGKKVDLRATMSPVGKAIIKLEVYEKMG is encoded by the exons atgcaGACTGCAGAGGCCGTGTCAGCAACTATAAACACTAACAGGAACTGCACGGTGGAGATCAGCAATATTAGCAGTGCTTATTGCCTTATCAATCCAAA AGTGTACATGTCCAGTGGGTTCAGTTTCCATCCTCCCCAACCCACCATCCGCACCGCCAAGACTGAGGTTTGTTCATTCACAAAGGATGACAACACTGCCACTGGGGCTGTGGGCATCTTGACCTATGACCTCTTACACATGCAGAATCATATGTGCACTGAGCGCATGGCCATTCTGTTCTCTGTGCCCTTCGACTACCACCTCTACAAAAATGTCATGGCCATTGGTTTGTTTGAGAGCAGCCGTGGATGTGACAAGGCCCTGTACAAGCACATGTATGAGGGCAAGGACTTCAGCCAGTTCACCCGTGTAGACGCAGGGGGATCTGGAGTCATCCACAGAGGAAAGAAAGTTGACTTAAGGGCGACCATGTCTCCTGTGGGCAAGGCTATTATTAAGCTAGAGGTGTATGAGAAGATGggctaa